A genomic region of Fusarium oxysporum Fo47 chromosome VI, complete sequence contains the following coding sequences:
- a CDS encoding ABC-2 type transporter-domain-containing protein, with translation MDSDSNDSQTVYEPTPMKEISHDDTEWSMKSEVVEYKERDKASGFPDRELGVTWTNLTVDVIAADAAIHENVLSQYNIPKLIKESRQKSPLKTILDNSHGCVKPGEMLLVLGRPGSGCTTLLNMIANKRRGYANIKGDVHYGSMTAEEAKNYRGQIVMNTEEEVFYPALTVGQTMDFASRLKVPFHLPNGVNSHEELRVQSRDFLLKSMGIEHTIDTKVGDAFIRGVSGGERKRVSIIETLATQGSVFCWDNSTRGLDASTALEYTKAIRAMTDVMGLASIVTLYQAGNGIYDLFDKVLVLDEGKEVYYGPLKEAKPFMESMGFICQHGANVADYLTGVTVPTERQIHPDHQNRFPRTADALRAEYEKSPIYERMRSEYDYPTSTIADERTKQFKLGVRQQKDKKLPDSSPMTVGFISQAKACVKRQYQIVLGDKATFFIKQVSMIVQALIAGSLFYNASSDSSGLFIKSGAVFVALLCNSLVSMSEVTDSFTGRPVLLKHKSFAMYHPAAFCIAQIAADVPVILLQVSTFSVVEYFMVGLTASAGHFFTFWILLVSITICITALFRAVGAAFSTFDAASKVSGLLISATIMYSGYLISKPLMHDWFVWLFWINPLAYGFDALLSNEFHDKIIPCVGHSLVPSGPGFTNDDHQACSGVGGAKPGVNFVTGDDYLASLSYGHNHLWRNFGIIWAWWAFFVAITIFFTTKWHASSEDGPSLVIPRENAHITAALRQSDEEGQTKGEKKIRGSSDGGVVSGDDSDTSGEVRGLVRNTSVFTWKNLSYTVKTPQGDRTLLDNVQGWVKPGMLGALMGSSGAGKTTLLDVLAQRKTEGTIRGSIMVDGRPLPVSFQRSAGYCEQLDVHEPYATVREALEFSALLRQSRDTPREEKLKYVDTIIELLELHDLADTLIGQVGAGLSVEQRKRVTIGVELVSKPSILIFLDEPTSGLDGQSAYNTVRFLRKLAAHGQAILVTIHQPSAQLFSQFDTLLLLAKGGKTVYFGDIGEHGNTVTGYFGRYGAPCPEHVNPAEHMIDVVSGHLSQGKDWNQVWLSSPEHDAVEKELDSIISEAASKPPATTDDGYEFATSLWEQTKLVTHRMNIALYRNTDYVNNKFALHLSSALFNGFTFWQIGSSVAELQLKLFTIFNFIFVAPGVMAQLQPLFIHRRDIFETREKKSKMYSWIAFVTGLIVSEVPYLIVCAVIYYVAWYYTVGFPSDSSRSGGTFFVMLMYEFIYTGIGQFIAAYAPNEVFASLVNPLVLTILVSFCGVLVPYSSIQTFWRYWLYYINPFNYLMGSMLTFDMWGADVKCKESEFARFSPPNGTTCGEYLKEWLTHVPSKLINPDATEECKVCTYSKADDYLRTLNLKSYSYAWRDAGITAAFVFSSYALVYILMKLRTKTSKKAE, from the exons ATGGACTCCGACAGTAACGACTCGCAAACGGTCTATGAACCGACGCCCATGAAGGAAATCTCCCATGATGACACCGAATGGTCTATGAAGTCTGAAGTGGTGGAGTACAAAGAGAGAGACAAGGCATCTGGCTTCCCTGACAGAGAGCTTGGTGTTACTTGGACCAACCTCACTGTCGATGTCATCGCTGCTGATGCCGCTATCCACGAGAACGTCTTGTCACAATACAACATccccaagctcatcaaagagtCTCGCCAAAAGTCACCTCTCAAGACCATCCTCGATAACAGCCATGGCTGCGTCAAGCCTGGTGAGATGCTCCTTGTTCTCGGCCGTCCTGGCTCAGGCTGCACAACACTTCTCAACATGATCGCCAACAAACGACGAGGATacgccaacatcaagggTGATGTCCACTATGGATCCATGACAGccgaggaggccaagaactATCGAGGCCAGATCGTCATGAACACTGAGGAGGAGGTCTTCTACCCGGCTTTGACTGTTGGTCAGACCATGGACTTTGCATCTCGACTCAAAGTGCCTTTCCACCTCCCCAATGGTGTCAACTCGCACGAGGAGCTGAGAGTCCAGTCAAGGGACTTCTTGCTCAAGTCTATGGGTATCGAGCATACTATCGACACCAAGGTTGGTGACGCATTCATTCGTGGAGTCTCTGGAGGAGAGCGAAAACGAGTATCCATCATTGAAACCCTGGCAACTCAAGGCTCAGTCTTTTGCTGGGACAACTCAACCCGTGGCCTCGATGCCAGCAC TGCTCTTGAGTACACCAAAGCCATCCGCGCCATGACCGATGTGATGGGTCTCGCTTCCATCGTCACCCTCTACCAAGCAGGTAACGGTATCTACGATCTCTTCGACAAGGTCCTCGTGCTCGACGAAGGCAAGGAAGTCTACTACGGTCCTCTCAAGGAAGCCAAGCCCTTCATGGAGAGCATGGGCTTCATCTGCCAGCACGGCGCCAACGTCGCAGACTACCTCACTGGTGTCACTGTCCCAACCGAGCGACAGATCCATCCCGATCACCAGAACCGTTTCCCACGAACCGCAGACGCTCTTCGAGCAGAGTACGAGAAGTCGCCCATCTACGAGCGCATGCGGTCTGAGTACGACTATCCTACCTCTACGATCGCCGACGAAAGGACCAAGCAGTTCAAACTGGGTGTTCGTCAGcaaaaggacaagaagcttcCCGATAGCAGCCCCATGACGGTCGGATTTATCTCACAGGCCAAAGCTTGTGTGAAACGTCAGTACCAGATTGTCCTTGGAGACAAGGCtaccttcttcatcaagcagGTTTCCATGATCGTACAGGCTTTGATCGCTGGCTCTTTGTTCTATAATGCCTCCTCTGACTCGAGCGGTCTTTTCATTAAATCGGGTGCCGTCTTCGTCGCTCTTCTCTGCAACTCCCTGGTCTCAATGTCTGAGGTCACCGACTCTTTTACTGGACGCCCTGTTCTTCTCAAGCACAAATCCTTTGCCATGTACCATCCTGCTGCCTTCTGCATCGCTCAGATTGCTGCTGATGTACCTGTAATTCTTTTGCAGGTCAGCACCTTTTCAGTTGTGGAGTATTTCATGGTCGGTCTTACTGCTTCGGCGGGAcacttcttcaccttctggATTCTTCTCGTTTCCATCACAATC TGCATTACGGCCCTTTTCAGAGCTGTCGGTGCGGCTTTCAGCACCTTTGATGCTGCTTCCAAGGTTTCcggtcttctcatcagcgCCACAATCATGTACTCTGGCTATCTCATTAGCAAGCCTCTGATGCATGATTGGTTTGTCTGGCTTTTCTGGATCAATCCCTTGGCATACGGCTTCGATGCTCTTCTGTCCAACGAGTTTCATGACAAGATCATTCCCTGTGTTGGTCACAGTCTCGTACCAAGTGGTCCTGGATTCACCAATGATGATCACCAGGCTTGTTCTGGAGTAGGTGGAGCCAAGCCTGGAGTGAACTTCGTTACTGGCGATGACTATCTGGCATCTCTTTCGTACGGCCATAACCATCTTTGGAGAAACTTCGGTATCATTTGGGCTTGGTGGGCTTTCTTCGTTGCtatcaccatcttcttcaccacGAAGTGGCACGCCTCCTCCGAGGACGGACCCAGTCTGGTCATTCCTCGCGAGAACGCCCACATCACCGCTGCTCTCCGCCagtctgatgaggagggaCAGACAAAgggtgagaagaagatcaggGGCAGCAGTGATGGCGGTGTTGTATCTGGGGATGACTCCGACACCAGTGGTGAAGTGAGGGGTCTGGTGCGCAACACCTCTGTGTTTACCTGGAAGAACCTCAGCTATACTGTCAAGACTCCTCAAGGCGATCGAACTCTTCTCGACAATGTTCAAGGCTGGGTTAAGCCAGGCATGTTAGGTGCTCTTATGGGTTCTTCAGGTGCTGGAAAGACTACACTGCTCGATGTTCTGGCTCAACGCAAGACTGAGGGTACCATTCGGGGCTCTATCATGGTTGATGGTCGGCCCCTTCCAGTTTCTTTCCAGCGGTCTGCGGGTTACTGTGAACAGCTTGACGTCCACGAACCTTACGCTACCGTCCGCGAGGCTCTAGAGTTCTCTGCCCTTCTTCGACAAAGCCGTGACACTCCTCGcgaggagaagctcaagtATGTTGACACTATCATTGAACTTCTGGAACTTCACGATCTTGCGGATACCCTGATCGGCCAAGTCGGCGCCGGTCTGAGCGTCGAACAGCGCAAGCGTGTTACTATTGGCGTCGAACTGGTCTCAAAGCCTAGCATCTTGATCTTCCTTGATGAGCCTACTTCTGGTCTTGACGGACAATCTGCGTACAACACCGTTCGGTTCTTGCGGAAGCTGGCTGCCCACGGCCAAGCCATCCTCGTCACCATCCACCAGCCCTCTGCCCAGCTCTTCTCTCAGTTTGatacccttcttctcctcgctAAGGGCGGTAAGACAGTGTACTTTGGCGACATTGGCGAGCACGGCAATACGGTTACTGGCTACTTTGGTCGCTACGGGGCTCCTTGCCCAGAACATGTCAACCCTGCCGAGCACATGATTGACGTCGTCTCTGGACATCTCTCGCAAGGCAAGGATTGGAACCAGGTCTGGCTGTCTTCCCCTGAGCACGATGCTGTTGAAAAAGAGCTCGATAGCATCATCAGCGAAGCTGCTTCCAAGCCTCCAGCCACTACCGACGACGGTTACGAATTCGCTACCTCTCTGTGGGAGCAGACCAAGCTCGTCACCCATCGCATGAACATCGCCTTGTATCGCAACACAGACTACGTCAACAACAAGTTCGCTCTCCACTTGTCCTCTGCCCTCTTCAACGGCTTCACTTTTTGGCAGATTGGATCGTCTGTCGCTGAACTTCAACTGAAGTTGTTTacaatcttcaacttcatttTTGTCGCTCCCGGTGTCATGGCTCAGCTTCAGCCGTTGTTCATCCATCGTCGAGACATCTTCGAGACCCGTGagaagaagtccaagatgTACTCTTGGATCGCTTTCGTGACTGGCCTGATTGTCTCGGAAGTCCCTTACCTGATCGTTTGTGCTGTCATCTACTACGTCGCCTGGTATTACACCGTCGGTTTCCCTAGCGACTCTTCCCGTTCTGGCGGCACCTTCTTTGTCATGCTTATGTATGAGTTCATTTACACTGGCATTGGTCAGTTCATTGCTGCCTACGCGCCAAACGAGGTGTTCGCATCACTGGTCAATCCGCTTGTCCTCACTATCTTGGTGTCTTTCTGTGGTGTCCTTGTACCCTACTCCAGCATCCAGACCTTCTGGAGGTACTGGCTCTACTACATCAACCCTTTCAACTACCTGATGGGTAGCATGCTGACGTTTGACATGTGGGGGGCCGATGTCAAGTGCAAGGAAAGCGAGTTTGCTAGGTTCAGCCCTCCCAACGGTACCACATGTGGTGAATACCTCAAGGAGTGGCTTACGCACGTGCCTAGCAAGCTTATCAACCCTGATGCGACTGAAGAGTGTAAGGTGTGTACTTACAGCAAGGCTGATGACTACCTCCGcactctcaacctcaagtcGTACTCATACGCCTGGAGGGACGCCGGCATCACAGCTGCGTTCGTCTTCAGTTCGTATGCTCTTGTTTACatcctcatgaagcttcgAACCAAGACTTCCAAGAAGGCGGAGTAG